One genomic region from Amia ocellicauda isolate fAmiCal2 chromosome 4, fAmiCal2.hap1, whole genome shotgun sequence encodes:
- the LOC136747730 gene encoding forkhead box protein M1 produces MLWKKCETHVLNTMENQENEENGADLDDSLTNINWLGRFSCTGMVPEKKKASPKIKTVKPPKCPSLKRPPYSYSELIKLALNSAPGKRLALPQIYAWVQDHFPYYKYCANPGWKNSIRHSLSIRDIFVRETENSGRTSFWTMKANTEPDILPSLKQINTGVPKMPNEKKGGVKKIHPLLPRGIAPCLVSVPVFINPPAFCQASVAPHRPTFNTQATTVQRVIVPKLPISRGIHTVVSSQVPALTNTVSRESTIAKHQNKCPPQRPRLKRKQKHQTLKEPEPLLQDTPGLSNDSGVDSERNISSEEKTDSGVFSSSPFKTPTKKKMEVLTTSTPCTNSALLSPNVSLQMGDTPPKSLDSFLDGSFFKSPDAVSLGYESLGFAPLRENAKSSHENNNSERELSEFTFLGFTPIKGARVTEGPGFEHKSESVFADFTLPDIEEGTDMASISWSAFASDCQ; encoded by the exons ATGCTTTGGAAAAAGTGCGAAACACACGTTTTAAATACCATGGAGAATCAAGAAAATGAAG AAAATGGGGCAGACCTGGATGACAGTCTGACTAATATTAACTGGCTTGGAAGGTTCTCTTGTACCGGTATGGTTCCAGAGAAAAAGAAGGCATCCCCAAAAATCAAG ACCGTGAAGCCTCCAAAATGTCCTTCACTTAAGCGTCCTCCATATTCTTATTCAGAGCTTATTAAGCTGGCTCTAAATAGTGCTCCTGGAAAACGTCTGGCTCTCCCACAGATCTACGCCTGGGTGCAGGACCATTTTCCATATTACAAATACTGTGCCAATCCTGGGTGGAAG AATTCCATCCGACACAGTCTGTCAATCCGGGACATCTTCGTACGCGAGACCGAAAACAGTGGAAGAACCTCCTTTTGGACCATGAAAGCCAATACTGAACCAGATATCCTTCCATCACTAAAGCAGATT AATACTGGAGTTCCAAAAAtgccaaatgaaaaaaaag GTGGTGTGAAGAAAATTCATCCTTTGCTACCTCGTGGCATTGCGCCTTGCCTGGTCTCTGTCCCAGTCTTCATAAACCCCCCTGCCTTCTGTCAGGCATCCGTGGCACCCCACCGCCCCACTTTCAACACCCAGGCTACCACCGTACAGAGGGTTATTGTTCCGAAG CTCCCTATATCCAGAGGGATCCATACTGTAGTTAGTTCTCAAGTACCTGCACTAACCAACACGGTGTCGAGGGAGTCAACCATAGCAAAGCACCAGAATAAATGCCCTCCGCAGAGGCCCCGTCTGAAACGGAAGCAGAAACACCAGACACTGAAGGAGCCTGAGCCGCTGTTGCAGGACACGCCTGGCTTATCAAATGACTCGGGTGTAGACAGCGAAAGAAACATTTCTTCAGAAGAGAAGACAGACAGTGGGGTATTCAGTTCATCTCCTTTTAAGACTCCTACTAAGAAGAAAATGGAGGTCCTAACCACGTCAACACCGTGCACCAACTCTGCGTTACTCTCCCCCAATGTCTCTCTGCAGATGGGGGACACCCCTCCAAAGTCTCTGGATAGTTTTCTTGATGGCAGTTTCTTTAAGTCTCCAGATGCTGTGAGTCTGGGTTATGAAAGTCTTGGCTTTGCACCCCTCAGGGAAAATGCCAAATCCAGTCATGAGAATaataacagtgagagagagttgTCGGAGTTCACGTTCCTTGGATTCACTCCCATTAAAGGAGCCAGAGTGACGGAGGGACCGGGCTTTGAGCACAAGAGTGAAAGCGTCTTTGCTGACTTCACACTTCCAGACATTGAAGAGGGAACTGACATGGCCAGCATCAGCTGGTCAGCATTTGCATCGGACTGTCAGTGA